The following are encoded in a window of Narcine bancroftii isolate sNarBan1 chromosome 2, sNarBan1.hap1, whole genome shotgun sequence genomic DNA:
- the LOC138752244 gene encoding formin-2-like, which produces MKRVLGPHSLEIRSMSVDLIEARPEQRVYLVKGGDSTSALQGCYQVVRTPQPPATRWCGPPSPPLPGGADPPAPRYQVVRTPQPPATRWCGPPSPPLPGGADPPAPRYQVMRTPQPPATRWCGPPSPPLPGGADPPAPRYQVVRTPAPRYQVVRTPQPPATRWCGPPSPPLPAPRYQVVRTPQPPATRWCGPPAPRYQVVRTPQPPATRWCGPPSPPLPGGADPPAPRYQVVRTPQPPATRWCGPPSPPLPGGADPPAPRYQVVRTPSPPLPGGADPPAPRYQVVRTPQPPATRWCGPPSPPLPGGADPPAPRYQVVRTPQPPATRWCGPPSPPLPGGADPPDPRYQVVRTPQPPATRWCGPPAPRYQVVRTPQPPATRWCGPPSPPLPGGADPQPPATRWCGPPAPRYPVVRTPSPPLPGGADPQPPATRWCGPPAPRYQVVRTPSPPLPGGADPQPPATRWCGPPPRCRDEALPQFADLHLLLQGRCGA; this is translated from the exons ATGAAGAGGGTTCTTGGGCCACACTCCTTGGAGATCAGAAGCATGAGTGTGGACCTCATTGAAGCaaggcctgaacaga GGGTCTACCTGGTGAAGGGGGGTGACAGCACCTCTGCCCTGCAGGGATGCTACCAGGTGGTGCGGACCCCCCAGCCCCCCGCTACCAGGTGGTGCGGACCCCCCAGCCCCCCGCTACCAGGTGGTGCGGACCCCCCAGCCCCCCGCTACCAGGTGGTGCGGACCCCCCAGCCCCCCGCTACCAGGTGGTGCGGACCCCCCAGCCCCCCGCTACCAGGTGGTGCGGACCCCCCAGCCCCCCGCTACCAGGTGATGCGGACCCCCCAGCCCCCCGCTACCAGGTGGTGCGGACCCCCCAGCCCCCCGCTACCAGGTGGTGCGGACCCCCCAGCCCCCCGCTACCAGGTGGTGCGGACCCCAGCCCCCCGCTACCAGGTGGTGCGGACCCCCCAGCCCCCCGCTACCAGGTGGTGCGGACCCCCCAGCCCCCCGCTACCAG CCCCCCGCTACCAGGTGGTGCGGACCCCCCAGCCCCCCGCTACCAGGTGGTGCGGACCCCCAGCCCCCCGCTACCAGGTGGTGCGGACCCCCCAGCCCCCCGCTACCAGGTGGTGCGGACCCCCCAGCCCCCCGCTACCAGGTGGTGCGGACCCCCCAGCCCCCCGCTACCAGGTGGTGCGGACCCCCCAGCCCCCCGCTACCAGGTGGTGCGGACCCCCCAGCCCCCCGCTACCAGGTGGTGCGGACCCCCCAGCCCCCCGCTACCAGGTGGTGCGGACCCCCAGCCCCCCGCTACCAGGTGGTGCGGACCCCCCAGCCCCCCGCTACCAGGTGGTGCGGACCCCCCAGCCCCCCGCTACCAGGTGGTGCGGACCCCCCAGCCCCCCGCTACCAGGTGGTGCGGACCCCCCAGCCCCCCGCTACCAGGTGGTGCGGACCCCCCAGCCCCCCGCTACCAGGTGGTGCGGACCCCCCAGCCCCCCGCTACCAGGTGGTGCGGACCCCCCAGACCCCCGCTACCAGGTGGTGCGGACCCCCCAGCCCCCCGCTACCAGGTGGTGCGGACCCCCAGCCCCCCGCTACCAGGTGGTGCGGACCCCCCAGCCCCCCGCTACCAGGTGGTGCGGACCCCCCAGCCCCCCGCTACCAGGTGGTGCGGACCCCCAGCCCCCCGCTACCCGGTGGTGCGGACCCCCAGCCCCCCGCTACCCGGTGGTGCGGACCCCCAGCCCCCCGCTACCAGGTGGTGCGGACCCCCAGCCCCCCGCTACCAGGTGGTGCGGACCCCCAGCCCCCCGCTACCAGGTGGTGCGGACCCCCAGCCCCCCGCTACCAGGTGGTGCGGACCCCCAGCCCCCCGCTACCAGGTGGTGCggaccccctccccgctgccgggACGAAGCCTTGCCCCAGTTTGCTGACCTCCACTTGCTGCTTCAGGGGCGATGCGGGGCGTAA